In one window of Macadamia integrifolia cultivar HAES 741 chromosome 2, SCU_Mint_v3, whole genome shotgun sequence DNA:
- the LOC122062015 gene encoding casein kinase 1-like protein HD16 isoform X2, protein MPELRSGVRRGRAAQLNPIGGEKLIAKTRRRRTVKNKKPIDENIVRGCVPTTSQQVEEERKEGGGAGADFGRLVGAGNEEVGEKQMDDYDSGGRSADKAPGAEDEGSTAPLPEKVQVGNSPVYRIEKKLGKGGFGQVYVGRRISGTSTGSGANEVALKFEHRSSKGCNYGPPYEWQVYNTLGGSHGVPRVHHKGRQGDYYVMVMDMLGPSLWDVWNNNAHTMSIEMVACIAIEAISILEKMHSKGYVHGDVKPENFLLGTSGTADEKKLFLVDLGLATRWQDSTTGQHVDYDQRPDVFRGTVRYASVHAHLGRTGSRRDDLESLAYTLIFLLRGRLPWQGYQGENKGFLVCKKKMATSPETLCCFCPQPFRQFVDYVVNLKFDEEPNYAKYISLFDGIVGPNPDIRPINTDGAQKVGHKRGRLTMEDEDDEQPKKKVRMGMPATQWISVYNARRPMKQRYHYNVADARLAQHIEKGNEDGLFISSVASCSNLWALIMDAGTGFTAQVYELSPLFLHKEWIMEQWEKNYYISAIAGANNGSSLVVMSKGTQYAQQSYKVSDSFPFKWINKKWREGFYVTSMATAGNRWGVVMSRSAGFSDQVVELDFLYPSEGIHRRWDGGYRITATAATWDQAAFVLSVPRRRPADETQETLRTTAFPSTHVKEKWAKNLYIASICYGRTVS, encoded by the exons ATGCCGGAACTGCGTAGTGGAGTCCGCAGGGGCCGAGCAGCACAGCTGAATCCGATCGGAGGTGAGAAGTTGATTGCCaagactagaagaagaagaacagtaaAGAACAAGAAACCGATCGATGAGAATATCGTGAGGGGTTGTGTTCCGACAACGTCTCAGCAGgttgaggaagagaggaaggaaggcgGAGGAGCAGGCGCTGATTTTGGCAGATTAGTTGGTGCTGGTAACGAAGAGGTTGGAGAGAAGCAGATGGACGATTACGATAGCGGGGGGAGAAGCGCTGACAAGGCTCCTGGTGCTGAGGATGAAGGAAGCACTGCTCCCCTTCCTGAAAAG GTCCAAGTGGGTAATTCCCCAGTGTACAGAATAGAAAAGAAGCTGGGCAAAGGAGGCTTTGGGCAAGTGTATGTTGGACGACGTATTTCTGGTACAAGTACTGGATCTGGAGCTAATGAG GTTGCCTTAAAATTTGAGCATAGAAGTAGCAAGGGATGTAATTATGGACCGCCTTATGAGTGGCAAGTTTACAA CACTCTCGGTGGCAGTCATGGTGTGCCAAGAGTCCACCACAAGGGCCGCCAAGGTGATTATTATGTCATG GTTATGGATATGCTGGGACCAAGTTTATGGGATGTTTGGAATAACAATGCTCACAC AATGTCCATTGAAATGGTTGCTTGCATTGCAATTGAAGCAATCTCTATTTTGGAAAAGATGCATTCTAAAGG GTATGTTCATGGGGATGTAAAACCCGAGAACTTTTTGCTTGGTACTTCAGGGACTGCAGATGAGAAAAAACTGTTCCTTGTTGATCTTGGATTGG CCACTAGGTGGCAAGACAGTACAACTGGTCAGCATGTTGATTATGACCAGCGACCTGATGTTTTCAG GGGGACAGTGCGTTATGCTAGCGTGCAtgctcatcttggaagaaccgGAAGCAGGCGAGATGATTTGGAATCTCTTGCTTATacattaatttttcttcttcgtgGTCGCCTACCTTGGCAAGGCTACCAG GGGGAAAATAAAGGCTTCCTTGTCTGCAAAAAGAAGATGGCAACGTCCCCAGAAACTCTTTGTTGCTTTTGCCCACAACCTTTCAGACAGTTTGTGGATTATGTCGTGAATTTGAAATTCGACGAGGAACCTAACTATGCTAAATACATTTCCTTATTTGATGGGATTGTTGGTCCAAATCCTGATATCAGACCAATTAACACTGATGGTGCACAGAAG GTTGGCCATAAGAGAGGCCGGTTGAccatggaggatgaggatgatgaaCAGCCAAAGAAAAAGGTCAGGATGGGGATGCCTGCAACCCAATGGATTAGTGTCTATAATGCTCGCCGGCCAATGAAGCAAAG GTATCACTATAACGTTGCAGATGCAAGACTTGCACAACACATtgagaaaggaaatgaagatGGTCTATTTATTAGTAGCGTGGCATCTTGTTCAAATCTATGGGCCCTTATTATGGATGCAGGCACTGGCTTCACTGCACAAGTTTATGAACTCTCACCCTTATTTCTTCACAAA GAATGGATTATGGAGCAGTGGGAGAAGAACTACTATATTAGTGCAATAGCAGGAGCGAACAATGGAAGCTCATTGGTTGTAATGTCTAAAG GTACACAGTATGCACAGCAGTCATACAAAGTTAGTGATTCGTTTCCATTTAAGTGGATCAACAAAAAATGGAGGGAGGGTTTCTATGTCACCTCCATGGCCACCGCAGGAAATAGATGGGGTGTTGTTATGTCCCGTAGTGCAGGATTTTCAGACCAG GTTGTTGAATTAGATTTTCTGTACCCCAGTGAAGGTATCCATCGAAGATGGGATGGTGGTTATCGCATCACAGCCACTGCAGCAACTTGGGACCAGGCTGCTTTTGTTCTGAGTGTGCCTAGAAGAAGACCAGCGGATGAAACACAGGAGACTCTTCGGACAACTGCTTTTCCTAGTACACATGTCAAG GAAAAATGGGCTAAAAATCTTTACATTGCATCTATCTGCTATGGTCGAACAGTTTCATGA
- the LOC122062015 gene encoding casein kinase 1-like protein HD16 isoform X1, with the protein MPELRSGVRRGRAAQLNPIGGEKLIAKTRRRRTVKNKKPIDENIVRGCVPTTSQQVEEERKEGGGAGADFGRLVGAGNEEVGEKQMDDYDSGGRSADKAPGAEDEGSTAPLPEKVQVGNSPVYRIEKKLGKGGFGQVYVGRRISGTSTGSGANEVALKFEHRSSKGCNYGPPYEWQVYNTLGGSHGVPRVHHKGRQGDYYVMVMDMLGPSLWDVWNNNAHTMSIEMVACIAIEAISILEKMHSKGYVHGDVKPENFLLGTSGTADEKKLFLVDLGLATRWQDSTTGQHVDYDQRPDVFRGTVRYASVHAHLGRTGSRRDDLESLAYTLIFLLRGRLPWQGYQGENKGFLVCKKKMATSPETLCCFCPQPFRQFVDYVVNLKFDEEPNYAKYISLFDGIVGPNPDIRPINTDGAQKLIHQVGHKRGRLTMEDEDDEQPKKKVRMGMPATQWISVYNARRPMKQRYHYNVADARLAQHIEKGNEDGLFISSVASCSNLWALIMDAGTGFTAQVYELSPLFLHKEWIMEQWEKNYYISAIAGANNGSSLVVMSKGTQYAQQSYKVSDSFPFKWINKKWREGFYVTSMATAGNRWGVVMSRSAGFSDQVVELDFLYPSEGIHRRWDGGYRITATAATWDQAAFVLSVPRRRPADETQETLRTTAFPSTHVKEKWAKNLYIASICYGRTVS; encoded by the exons ATGCCGGAACTGCGTAGTGGAGTCCGCAGGGGCCGAGCAGCACAGCTGAATCCGATCGGAGGTGAGAAGTTGATTGCCaagactagaagaagaagaacagtaaAGAACAAGAAACCGATCGATGAGAATATCGTGAGGGGTTGTGTTCCGACAACGTCTCAGCAGgttgaggaagagaggaaggaaggcgGAGGAGCAGGCGCTGATTTTGGCAGATTAGTTGGTGCTGGTAACGAAGAGGTTGGAGAGAAGCAGATGGACGATTACGATAGCGGGGGGAGAAGCGCTGACAAGGCTCCTGGTGCTGAGGATGAAGGAAGCACTGCTCCCCTTCCTGAAAAG GTCCAAGTGGGTAATTCCCCAGTGTACAGAATAGAAAAGAAGCTGGGCAAAGGAGGCTTTGGGCAAGTGTATGTTGGACGACGTATTTCTGGTACAAGTACTGGATCTGGAGCTAATGAG GTTGCCTTAAAATTTGAGCATAGAAGTAGCAAGGGATGTAATTATGGACCGCCTTATGAGTGGCAAGTTTACAA CACTCTCGGTGGCAGTCATGGTGTGCCAAGAGTCCACCACAAGGGCCGCCAAGGTGATTATTATGTCATG GTTATGGATATGCTGGGACCAAGTTTATGGGATGTTTGGAATAACAATGCTCACAC AATGTCCATTGAAATGGTTGCTTGCATTGCAATTGAAGCAATCTCTATTTTGGAAAAGATGCATTCTAAAGG GTATGTTCATGGGGATGTAAAACCCGAGAACTTTTTGCTTGGTACTTCAGGGACTGCAGATGAGAAAAAACTGTTCCTTGTTGATCTTGGATTGG CCACTAGGTGGCAAGACAGTACAACTGGTCAGCATGTTGATTATGACCAGCGACCTGATGTTTTCAG GGGGACAGTGCGTTATGCTAGCGTGCAtgctcatcttggaagaaccgGAAGCAGGCGAGATGATTTGGAATCTCTTGCTTATacattaatttttcttcttcgtgGTCGCCTACCTTGGCAAGGCTACCAG GGGGAAAATAAAGGCTTCCTTGTCTGCAAAAAGAAGATGGCAACGTCCCCAGAAACTCTTTGTTGCTTTTGCCCACAACCTTTCAGACAGTTTGTGGATTATGTCGTGAATTTGAAATTCGACGAGGAACCTAACTATGCTAAATACATTTCCTTATTTGATGGGATTGTTGGTCCAAATCCTGATATCAGACCAATTAACACTGATGGTGCACAGAAG CTTATACATCAGGTTGGCCATAAGAGAGGCCGGTTGAccatggaggatgaggatgatgaaCAGCCAAAGAAAAAGGTCAGGATGGGGATGCCTGCAACCCAATGGATTAGTGTCTATAATGCTCGCCGGCCAATGAAGCAAAG GTATCACTATAACGTTGCAGATGCAAGACTTGCACAACACATtgagaaaggaaatgaagatGGTCTATTTATTAGTAGCGTGGCATCTTGTTCAAATCTATGGGCCCTTATTATGGATGCAGGCACTGGCTTCACTGCACAAGTTTATGAACTCTCACCCTTATTTCTTCACAAA GAATGGATTATGGAGCAGTGGGAGAAGAACTACTATATTAGTGCAATAGCAGGAGCGAACAATGGAAGCTCATTGGTTGTAATGTCTAAAG GTACACAGTATGCACAGCAGTCATACAAAGTTAGTGATTCGTTTCCATTTAAGTGGATCAACAAAAAATGGAGGGAGGGTTTCTATGTCACCTCCATGGCCACCGCAGGAAATAGATGGGGTGTTGTTATGTCCCGTAGTGCAGGATTTTCAGACCAG GTTGTTGAATTAGATTTTCTGTACCCCAGTGAAGGTATCCATCGAAGATGGGATGGTGGTTATCGCATCACAGCCACTGCAGCAACTTGGGACCAGGCTGCTTTTGTTCTGAGTGTGCCTAGAAGAAGACCAGCGGATGAAACACAGGAGACTCTTCGGACAACTGCTTTTCCTAGTACACATGTCAAG GAAAAATGGGCTAAAAATCTTTACATTGCATCTATCTGCTATGGTCGAACAGTTTCATGA
- the LOC122062029 gene encoding sugar transport protein 14-like, giving the protein MAGGGFVDPEAAKRAHLYEYRITKAFVFACCVAALGGSLFGYDLGVSGGVTSMDDFLIRFFPKIYARKQRSLNETDYCKYDNQVLTLFTSSLYFAGLVSTFGASYLTRTKGRRASILFGSVSFFLGGLLNCCAINIAMLIIGRILLGFGIGFGNQAVPLYLSETAPPKIRGMINQLFQLTTCLGILVANIINYFTDQIHPWGWRLSLGLAMVPAALMFIGGLYLPETPNSLVEQGKLDQARKNLERIRGTTKVDAEFQDLQLASDAARAIKNPFRNLLARKNRPQFVIGALGIPAFQQLTGMNSILFYAPVIFQSLGFGSNTSLYSSIITSSMLVVATFISMYVVDRKGRRFLFMEAGCQMIISMLVVAIVLGLKFGHGVQLPKSYGAILVVMICAFVLAYGWSWGPLGWLVPSELFPLETRSAGQSIVVCNNLFFTALVAQCFLVSLCHLRYGIFLLFASLIMVMSCFIYFLLPETKQVPIEEIVFLWQNHWFWKKYVETSDEKVVQEG; this is encoded by the exons atggcGGGTGGAGGATTTGTGGACCCAGAGGCAGCAAAGAGGGCTCACCTCTATGAGTACAGAATCACGAAGGCTTTTGTCTTCGCCTGCTGTGTTGCTGCACTGGGTGGTTCTCTTTTCGGATATGATCTTGGTGTTTCTg GTGGTGTGACTTCCATGGATGACTTCTTGATCCGATTCTTCCCCAAAATTTATGCAAGGAAGCAACGATCTCTCAATGAGACAGATTACTGCAAGTATGATAACCAGGTCCTCACACTCTTCACTTCCTCTCTCTACTTTGCCGGCCTTGTCTCCACATTTGGGGCCTCATATTTAACCAGAACTAAGGGTAGAAGAGCAAGCATTCTCTTTGGTTCAGTCAGCTTCTTCCTTGGGGGCCTCTTGAATTGTTGTGCTATCAACATAGCAATGCTCATTATAGGCCGTATCCTTCTTGGTTTCGGCATTGGATTTGGGAATCAAGCTGTCCCTCTCTATCTTTCAGAGACGGCGCCGCCGAAGATCAGGGGAATGATTAACCAACTGTTCCAACTAACCACCTGCCTTGGCATTCTGGTTGCCAATATCATCAATTACTTCACTGACCAAATCCACCCATGGGGTTGGAGATTGTCTCTTGGTCTAGCCATGGTCCCTGCTGCTCTTATGTTTATTGGAGGCCTTTACCTTCCTGAGACTCCCAATAGCCTTGTTGAGCAAGGAAAACTAGACCAAGCAAGAAAGAATTTGGAAAGAATTAGAGGAACCACCAAAGTAGATGCAGAGTTTCAAGATCTCCAATTAGCTAGTGATGCAGCAAGAGCTATTAAGAATCCTTTCAGGAACCTTTTGGCAAGAAAGAACCGTCCACAGTTTGTGATTGGAGCTTTGGGTATCCCTGCTTTCCAGCAACTCACTGGCATGAATTCCATACTCTTCTATGCTCCTGTCATTTTTCAGAGCCTGGGTTTTGGATCAAACACTTCTCTCTACTCGTCTATCATTACAAGTAGTATGCTTGTTGTTGCAACCTTCATTTCAATGTATGTTGTTGATAGAAAAGGTAGAAGGTTCCTCTTCATGGAAGCTGGTTGCCAAATGATCATCTCCATg CTGGTGGTGGCCATTGTTCTGGGCCTCAAGTTTGGACATGGAGTGCAACTACCTAaatcatatggagccatcctaGTTGTTATGATTTGTGCTTTTGTCCTTGCTTATGGTTGGTCATGGGGACCTCTAGGATGGTTAGTACCAAGTGAACTCTTCCCTTTGGAAACAAGATCAGCTGGGCAGAGCATAGTAGTCTGCAATAACCTTTTCTTTACAGCTCTGGTTGCGCAGTGTTTCCTAGTGTCTCTCTGCCACCTTCGATATGGAATCTTCTTGCTGTTTGCATCTTTGATTATGGTTATGAGTTGCTTCATTTACTTCCTCTTGCCAGAAACAAAACAAGTCCCCATAGAGGAGATAGTGTTCCTATGGCAGAACCATTGGTTCTGGAAGAAATATGTTGAAACATCTGATGAGAAGGTGGTTCAAGAGGGTTAA